The following proteins are co-located in the Dromaius novaehollandiae isolate bDroNov1 chromosome 10, bDroNov1.hap1, whole genome shotgun sequence genome:
- the HDC gene encoding histidine decarboxylase, with protein MEPEEYRRRGKEMVDYICQYLSSVRERRVTPDVQPGYMRAQLPDSAPMDPDSWDNIFGDIEKIIMPGVVHWQSPHMHAYFPALTSWPSLLGDMLADAINCLGFTWASSPACTELEMNVMDWLAKMLGLPDKFLHHHPNSVGGGVLQSTVSEATLVALLAARKNKILEMKVSEPDTDESSLNSRLIAYTSDQAHSSVEKAGLISLVKMKFLPVDENFSLRGETLMKAIEEDRNRGLVPVFVCATLGTTGVCAFDNLSELGPICDAEGLWLHIDAAYAGTAFVCPEFRLFLDGIEYADSFAFNPSKWMMVHFDCTGFWVKDKYKLQQTFSVNPVYLRHPNSGAAVDFMHWQIPLSRRFRSLKLWFVIRSFGVKKLQAHVRHGTETAKFFESLVKSDPLFEIPAKRHLGLVVFRLKGPNWLTEELLKEVSSSGRLFLIPATIHDKFIIRFTVTSQYTTREDILQDWNIIQHTAAQIVSRHYALPRVNSGDGARIPNMIVKPSSNTISNASQFYLDEGEYKTPSRKIVVQPKKLAASPSTCVINQQVEGQGDPLDDCFPEDVQDVTRHKLTSFLFSYLSVQGKKKTARSLSCNSVPMTGGLEQCNPKAGATDKKESHTNAKILSRLPEEVMMLKKSAFKKLIKFYSVPSFPECSIQCGLHLPCCPLQAIV; from the exons ATGGAGCCGGAAGAGTATAGACGGAGAG GTAAAGAGATGGTGGATTACATTTGCCAGTACCTGAGCAGTGTGAGAGAGAGACGGGTGACTCCTGATGTGCAGCCAGGTTACATGAGAGCTCAGTTGCCGGATTCTGCCCCAATGGACCCAGACAGCTGGGACAACATCTTTGGAGACATAGAGAAGATTATTATGCCTGGG GTAGTCCATTGGCAGAGCCCTCATATGCACGCCTACTTTCCAGCTCTTACTTCTTGGCCTTCACTCCTGGGAGATATGTTGGCTGATGCAATTAACTGCTTGGGATTCACATGG GCCTCCAGTCCAGCCTGTACAGAACTGGAAATGAATGTGATGGATTGGCTGGCTAAAATGCTGGGTCTTCCAGATAAATTCCTGCACCACCATCCCAACAGTGTTGGAGGAGGAGTATTACAG AGCACTGTGAGTGAAGCAACCTTGGTTGCACTGCtagcagcaaggaaaaacaaaattttggAAATGAAAGTTTCTGAGCCAGACACTGATGAGTCCTCACTCAACTCTCGTCTCATCGCTTACACGTCTGATCAA gcgcATTCTTCTGTAGAAAAGGCTGGCTTGATTTCTCTTGTGAAGATGAAATTTCTGCCTGTGGATGAGAACTTTTCCCTCAGAGGTGAAACTTTGATGAAAGCCATTGAAGAAGACAGAAACAGAGGCCTAGTGCCTGTTTTT GTTTGTGCAACTTTGGGTACAACTGGTGTCTGTGCTTTTGACAACCTCTCAGAACTGGGTCCAATTT GTGATGCTGAGGGACTCTGGCTTCATATTGATGCTGCATATGCAGGAACAGCATTTGTATGTCCTGAATTTCGATTGTTCTTGGATGGAATTGAATATGCAGATTCCTTTGCTTTTAATCCTTCTAAATGGATGATGGTTCATTTTGACTGCACTGGATTTTG GGTTAAAGATAAATACAAGTTACAGCAAACCTTCAGTGTTAACCCTGTCTACCTCAGGCATCCCAATTCAGGAGCTGCTGTAGATTTCATG CACTGGCAAATTCCACTAAGTCGTCGATTTCGTTCTTTGAAGCTATGGTTTGTGATTCGTTCATTCGGGGTGAAAAAGCTTCAAGCTCATGTCCGGCAT GGTACCGAAACAGCCAAATTCTTTGAATCGTTGGTTAAAAGTGATCCGCTCTTTGAAATTCCTGCCAAGAGACACCTTGGACTGGTTGTGTTTCGTTTAAAG GGTCCCAACTGGCTGACAGAAGAGCTCCTAAAAGAAGTGAGCAGTTCTGGCAGGCTTTTCCTTATTCCAGCAACTATTCACGACAAGTTCATCATTCGTTTTACTGTAACATCTCAGTACACAACCAGGGAAGATATTCTGCAAGACTGGAACATCATTCAACACACTGCAGCCCAAATCGTTAGCCGGCATTATGCGTTGCCCCGCGTCAATTCCGGTGATGGGGCAAGAATCCCTAATATGATAGTTAAGCCTAGTTCTAATACCATTAGTAATGCTTCTCAGTTTTATTTAGATGAAGGAGAATACAAAACACCTTCCAGAAAAATAGTAGTTCAGCCTAAGAAGTTAGCAGCGAGTCCCAGTACATGTGTGATTAACCAACAAGTGGAAGGTCAAGGGGATCCTCTAGATGACTGTTTTCCAGAAGATGTCCAAGATGTTACCAGACATAAGTTAACCTCTTTCTTATTCAGTTATTTATCTGTTCAAGGCAAGAAAAAGACAGCACGCTCCCTTAGCTGCAATAGCGTGCCAATGACTGGTGGTCTCGAGCAATGTAACCCCAAAGCAGGAGCCACTGACAAGAAAGAGTCTCATACAAATGCCAAAATTCTTTCTAGGCTGCCTGAAGAGGTGATGATGCTCAAAAAAAGTGCCTTCAAAAAACTGATCAAGTTTTACAGTGTTCCAAGTTTTCCAGAGTGTAGCATTCAGTGTGGCCTTCATCTGCCTTGCTGTCCTCTGCAAGCCATTGTTTAA